TTCTCCGAAACTACCACTATAAAGCCGATAAAAATCTCAACTTTGGAGATATCATCTCTCAAAGTAACCGTCATCTCGTTCGATACGGATAACCCAAAACCAGTCTCTGGCAATAGTTTCAAGATAAATTCGAGTCATATCCAATTTCTATAGTTACATAGTTGTAAACTATATAACTACCGACAAATGAAATTCTTAACTATTGACTCATATCTATTGCAAAAATATAAAACTAAACTTAATTACCCCACCGGATGAGTATCAGGTGGGGTATTTTATCCTCTAGGGTGTGTGTCACAATTATTAACAGATCCGCAAAGGACTGTTGCTTGTAGACGGATAATTGGGAAAACCGTCATTCCGATTCACATATAGTCCAGTTCCAGGCTGAAGTATGTAGACGTTCATTAGAACGTTAATATAGTTCTGTTCCTCCCGCCAGGGTTAGCGAGTTTCCCAACTTCGATAATTATTGCTCGCCATCAGGGCTACCGGAGAAAACGTGAGTCGCTGGGGTTCTCTCAGTTAAAGCCACTTCGGGAGCCATCACCCGCAGGACTTCCCGGAGGGTAAAAAGTGTGAATAAATCCTTACTAGCCTTGCATTGTCAAGACTTACTCCTTGCCTGCAAAAAAATTTTTGCCCACAATGAACAAGGCTTATACTTTTTTCATACTTCAGCCTCAATCCCATATACATCAAGAATTCTACAAATAGGCGTCAGTGATGGAACTAATCTATCAATATGCCTGGCTGATTCCAGTATTGCCGCTATTTGGAGCAATGCTGGTGGGGCTAGGACTTATCTCGTTTAATCAGGTGACGAACCGCTTAAGACAGTTAAATGCAGCATTGATTATCTCCCTCATGGGTGGTGCAATGGGACTGTCGATCGCCCTGTTATGGAGCCAGCTACAAGGACATGAAACTTACCTCCGTACCATTGATTGGGCATCGGCTGGGAATTTTCACCTCACCATGGGCTATACAGTCGATCACTTGACATCCGTGATGTTGGTGATTGTCACTTCCGTAGCCTTCTTGGTGATGTTATATACCGATGGCTACATGGCTCATGACCCTGGTTATGTCCGTTTCTACGCTTATCTCAGCTTATTCGGTTCTTCCATGTTGGGCTTGGTAGTCAGCCCTAACTTGGTACAGATTTATATTTTCTGGGAACTGGTGGGGATGTGTTCCTACCTGTTGGTGGGTTTTTGGTATGACCGCAAAGCGGCTGCTGATGCTTGCCAAAAAGCCTTTGTCACCAACCGTGTGGGGGACTTTGGCTTACTTTTAGGGATTTTAGGATTATTTTGGGCAACAGGTAGCTTTGATTTTGCTGTCATGGGCGATCGCCTCACCCAGTTAGTAGAATCTGGTTCCTTGAGTAATGCCCTCGCTGTCCTATTTGCTATCCTCGTGTTCCTAGGTCCAGTCGCCAAATCTGCCCAGTTTCCCCTCCATGTCTGGCTCCCCGACGCGATGGAAGGACCGACCCCAATTTCTGCTCTGATTCACGCAGCCACCATGGTTGCTGCTGGGGTGTTTCTAGTTGCTCGGATGTACCCCGTTTTTGAACATATCCCTGCCGCCATGCACACCATTGCCTTTACCGGGGCATTAACGGCATTTATGGGAGCAACGATCGCCATTACCCAGAACGACATCAAGAAAGGTTTGGCATACTCTACCATCTCCCAACTTGGTTACATGGTGATGGCTATGGGAGTGGGAGCCTATAGTGCTGGATTATTCCACCTCATGACCCATGCTTACTTCAAAGCCATGCTCTTCCTGGGTTCCGGTTCCGTAATTCACGGTATGGAAGGGGTTGTAGGACATGACCCCGTAGTTGCCCAAGATATGCGGGTGATGGGTGGTTTGCGGAAATATATGCCCGTCACAGGCTTAACTTTTTTGATTGGTTGTTTGGCAATTTCTGGGATTCCTCCCTTTGCTGGTTTCTGGTCAAAGGATGAAATCCTCGGCAAAGCCTTCCAAACAAGTCCGGCTTTATGGTTTGTGGGTTGGGTGACAGCTGGTATCACCGCCTTTTATATGTTTAGGATGTATTTCTCGACCTTTGAAGGTCAGTTTCGTGGCAAAGACGAGAAAATCATCAAAAAACTGAAAAATGCGGCTGCGGCTGTTTTAGAGCCAGTAGAACCCGCCCCGAATTTTGGTCCTGGGGCAATGAAACATGGAGAATTGGCAGCCCACGGTCATGACGACCATAGTCATGGTCACAGCGATACTCCCCATGAGTCTCCCTGGACAATGACTTTACCCTTGTTGGTGTTAGCAATTCCTTCGATGTTAATTGGTTTGGTGGGTACCCCCTATGCCAATTACTTTGAAGAGTTCGTGTTCTCGCCTAATGAGACTTTAGCCGAGGTCATGGAAAAAGCTGCCGAATTCGACCCCAACGAGTTTTACGTCATGGCAGGTGCTTCTGTGGGTATCTCCCTGGTGGGGATTACCCTAGCTTGTTTGATGTACCTGTGGAAGAAAATCGAACCCGCAGCGATCGCCCAAAAAATCGCACCACTTTATAAACTTTCTCTCAACAAGTGGTACTTCGATGACATTTACTACAAAGTCTTTGTTTTGGGATTACGTCGCTTAGCTAGACAAGTTCTGGAAGTTGATTTCCGGGTTGTCGATGGTGCTGTTAACTTAACAGGCTTCTTTACCCTCGTCAGTGGGGAAGGATTGAAATATCTAGAAAATGGTCGTGCCCAATTCTATGCCTTAATTGTCTTCGGGGCTGTACTTGCCTTGGTGATTATCTTTGGTGTGACTTGATAGGTAATTCCTAATCGATAAACATTCAAACCCTCGATTTCTGGCAAAGGTTGAGGGTTTGTTTGTATCCATACTTCTGAATATTGTTGGATTTGCCTGTCGTCTATGTGTCATGAGGATATTTTCTGGTTTGCGATCGCTATCCACAGAGGATAAGACAAACTCATTGACCAATAAAATAATTATTACGCAGTAATTCAAAGTACTTAAATTTACATTAGCACTCATAAGTACAGGACAGCTAGCAATAGTCGATTTTTGAATTTTGTTAAATCAACGCTAAGAATGCAGCCGAACTCCCCAAAAAACTGTTAGTTAATAGCTAGTAGGTGATAGCCGATCATAATTTAGAGATTAGATAAGACTCCAATGAATACAGCTAATTTCCCCTGGCTGACGACAATTATCCTATTACCCATCGTCGCATCACTGCTGATTCCCATCCTGCCGGATAAAGACGGTAAGACGGTGCGCTGGTACTCCCTAATTGTCGGGCTAGTTGATTTTGCCATTATTGTAGCTGCGTTCTACACGAGCTATGATTACTCCAAACCGGGCTTACAACTTGTAGAAAGTTACCCCTGGGTTCCACAATTAGATTTGAATTGGTCAGTAGGGGCAGATGGTTTATCTATGCCCCTTATTATTTTGACTGGTTTCATTACAACTTTGGCAATTTTAGCGGCTTGGCCCGTCACTCTCAAGCCGAGGCTCTTTTACTTTTTGATATTGGCAATGTATGGTGGGCAAATCGCCGTATTTGCTGTGCAGGATATGCTGCTGTTTTTCTTGGTTTGGGAATTAGAGCTAATTCCTGTATACCTACTGCTGGCAATTTGGGGTGGTAAGAAACGGCAATATGCAGCGACAAAATTTATTCTGTACACAGCAGGTGGTTCGCTGTTTATTTTGGTGGCATCACTGACAATGGCATTCTATGGTGATACTGTCACCTTTGATATGCAAGCCTTAGGTGCTAAAGATATAGCCCTGAATTTCCAACTTTGGTTATATGCTGCTTTCCTAATTGCCTATGCGGTAAAGTTACCCATCATTCCCCTACATACTTGGCTCCCAGATGCCCACGGTGAAGCAACAGCACCTGTACATATGTTGTTGGCTGGTATCCTGTTGAAAATGGGTGGCTATGCTTTGATTCGGATGAATGCCCAAATGTTACCGGGTGCCCATGCTTACTTTGCCCCGATTCTGATAGTACTGGGTGTTGTAAATATTATTTACGCAGCCTTGACATCCTTCGCCCAGAGGAACTTAAAACGTAAAATTGCTTACTCGTCAATTTCGCACATGGGTTTTGTCACCATTGGGATTGCTTCCTTCACCGAGTTAGGGATGAATGGGGCAGTATTACAAATGGTTTCCCATGGCTTGATTGGAGCAAGTTTGTTCTTTTTGGTAGGGGCAACCTACGATCGCACACACACCTTAATGTTGGATGAGATGGGTGGTGTGGGACAAAAAATGAAGAAGATTTTTGCGATGTTTACAACTTGTTCCATGGCATCTTTGGCGTTACCAGGAATGAGTGGCTTCGTGGCAGAATTAATGGTGTTTGTGGGTTTTGCAACTAGTGATGCCTACAGTTCCACCTTCAAAATTATCATTGTCTTTTTAATGGCGATCGGTGTAATTTTGACACCTATCTATCTGCTGTCAATGTTACGGGAGATTTTCTACGGGCAAGAGAATCAAGAATTAACTTCCCATCAGAAACTTATCGATGCAGAACCCCGTGAAGTATTCATTGTTGCTTGTCTGTTAGTGCCAATTATCGGGATTGGTTTTTATCCCAAATTGCTCACCACAATGTATGATTCTACAACCGTACAGCTAACAGCAAGATTACGAGACTCTGTACCAACTTTGGCACAACAAAAAGTGTCGGAGGTGTCTTTAATAGCACCAGAGATTAAGTAACAATTGTTGATTTGGATAAAACCAAGTAGATGAACAAGGTTTTTATCCATTACTAATTTTTCTGGAAATTTCTGAAATATTTTGGTCTTCAGGTGGGTTTTTACCTACCTTTTTTATGGGTGGCATTACTTTTTTATCTTCTGTGCAGGATTGTCAACCGTTGAGATTCTATAAATAGGGTAAGCAATTCATGGCGATCGCCTTTGAAATCACGCATTGGCTATATTCAGAAAAATCTCGCCGCGCTAAAAGTATATAAAGATACACTGGCTTGCGTAACAGTTCTCGGAAAATTAATTATTCCAGGGGGTTGTGAGCAAGTTCAAGCAAAAATTAACCACTTCTTAACCTATAAGGGTGAGCTAAATGGGAAATTTTCTATATGGATAAAAAATCATACAGTCCTATGACCCATAAAAACGAAATTCCTGTATTGTTCTTAGCTTTATTTTTGACTTTAGGATTAATTGGTGGAGTCTTTTATTGGCTAGCCAATAACTCTCTTGTTTCTTCTCCTAATCTGTTCAGTTCTCAAAAAGTCAATAAATTAAATTCTGGTTTTCTGGAAGTCAAAAATGTACCTTCAGGATTATTCCGTTATGGAGGCAGTACAACCTGGGCTCCCATTCGTCGAGATGTGGATTCTCAAATCAAGACTATGTTACCCAAGTTTGGCATAGTTTATACAGATCCAATTTCTGAACCTCCTGGCTCAGGGTCAGGGATTAAAATGCTTTTAAGTAACCAATTGGCATTTTCCCAGTCATCACGTTCTTTGAAGACGGAAGAATATCAGGAAGCGAAAACAAAAGGTTTTACCCTTAAAGAAATACCCGTAGCCATTGATGGTATCGCGATCGCTGTCCATCCTAGTTTGAAAATTCCTGGTTTGGCGATCGCCCAAATCCGAGATATTTACACAGGTAAAATCACAAATTGGCAGCAAGTTGGGGGAGAAAATTTGCCGATTGTACCCTATTCCCGTCAGCAAGCAGCCGGTGGCACTGTAGAATTTTTTGCAAAGGAAGTTTTAGGAGATAACAAATTTGCCGCCAATGTCAAGTACGTTCATGATACAACTCAAGCCCTGAGAGAAGTGGCTCAAAATCGCGCTGGTATATACTATGCTTCGGCTCCAGAGATTGTAGGACAATGTAGTGTAAAACCCTTACCTATCGGCAAAACCACTGAAGAGCTAGTCACACCCTACAAAAAACCCTTTATTCCCCTCTCTCAATGTCCACAAAAACGCAACCAAATTGATAGTAATGTTTTTCAAACGGGAGAATATCCCATTGTCAGAAGGTTATTTGTGATTATCAAACAAAATGGGCAAGCAGATGAAGTCGCGGGCGAAGCCTACGCCAATCTTCTACTCACAGAAAATGGTCAAGAATTAATCGATAAAACTGGATTTGTCAGAATCCGTTAATTAATTAACAAAAATAAAAATTTAGATTTAATTATTTTTATGTCACAAAAAAATGAAACACCTATATTAGTTATTTCTCTAATCGCCACTGTTGCCTTGATAGGGGGTGGTTTTTGGTGGTTTTCTAAAAATTCTAGTTTTAATTTCAATCAATCAGGACAAACTCAAATAACTAACAACCCCAGTGCCAATAAGACTAATACCCCATTACCAACAGGTGAAACCAATACAAATACATTCACCAATGTATCAAAGGTTCCTACAGGCATATTTAACTATGGTGGTAGTACATCTTGGGCACCACTACGTCTAACCGTGGATTCAGCAATCCAAGCAGCTAGACCAGAATTTCGTCTACGTTATGTAGAACCAACCCAGGGAACTCCAGGTTCGAGTACGGGTATTCAATCTCTAATTGAAGGCAAAATTGACTTTGCCCAATCATCTCGTCCTTTGCTAGATGGGGAATTAAACCGTGCTAAGGAGCGAGGTTTTATTCTGCAACAAATCCCTGTAGCCATTGATGGCTTAGCTGTAGCAGTTAATCCCAATCTTGATATTCCCGGGATTACCATTGAGCAACTCAAAGGCATCTATACAGGCAAAATTACCAATTGGAATCAGGTTGGTGGTAGTAATATTCCCATAAAACCCTATTCCCGTCGTGTAAGTGACGGTGGGACTGTGGAGCTATTTATCCAAGACATTTTGGGTGGTGAAGTTTTTAGCTCCAAGGTAGAGTTTGTTTCCACTACCACCCAAGCCTTGCAAAAAGTCGCTAGCAGTCCAGGCAGCATATATTTTGCCTCCGCCCCAGAAGTTGTTCCTCAATGTTCGGTTAAACCCTTGCCATTGGGGCGAACACAAGGGCAGTATATCGCTCCTTACCAAGAACCATTCGTTCTCCCGTCTGAATGTCTCAGTAAACGGAACAAGTTGAACATTGAGGCTTTTCAATCTGGCAAGTACCCTCTTACCCGAAATCTGTTTGTGGTGGTGAAACAGAATGGGCAAAGGGAAGAACAAGCAGGTATTGCTTATAGCAACTTACTGCTAACTCAGCAGGGGCAGGAGTTAATTACCCAAGCGGGATTTGTCAAAATCCGCTAACACCTGCCATTGATTACTAGCTTTTAGCTAACTCTGTTAATCGACTCTGCTGGTAAACAAATTAAGTTATCACCTTGGGTCAAGATTAAGCCACGTTGACGTAACTTACCCATCAAGCGAGTAACAGTCACACGGGTAGAACCGATAGCACTACCAATTTGAGCATGGGTCAAGGGGAAAGGCAGACAATAGCCACGAATGACATCGGGGTCGGTTTCGCTCATTGCTGGCTCACCATATTCCTCAATTAGCAAAGTTAGGAATCCCAGTAGTCTGTCAATGGTACGGCGTTGACCTAAAGCACTCAGCCATAGAAGTTTACGTTGGTGCTGATAGCGGAAAGCATCCATTACTTCCCGACGGAAGTGAGGCCAGTTATCTAAATCGTGCCAGTACATCCATAACACCGCAGTTTGGTCTACGTGGGCATAGGACTGCAATGTAAAGGGTGATTGAGCCACAATTTCAAAGGGCTGCCCTGCGCCAACAAAACCTAAGAAAGCTTCTTCTGGGGTTCTGTTGATGCGACGAGAAGTTAATTGACTGGCGGTGGCACTCACTTGGGCTGTACCAACCATACGAATCGCACCCCTTTGCACCAAGTACAGCAAACCGGGACGAGCGGGAATGCGCTCATCTTTGCTGAAGGTGCGGCAGCGATAGTGTTCTTGCGCCCAGTCAAGAATTCGTTGCCAAGTTAAGAACGGACGTGATGCTTCGGAAAAAGAGGATGGAGATTGCATAGGTAACAAAGAGCTTTAGGCTGAAGACAAAGACGTAAAAAAAAAAGGGTGCAAGGAGTGTCTTTGCGTTGGCGGGTCAGGCTTAACACCTAACAGTGCCAGCCATCCAAAAGTAGAAAACTAAGTCCTACTCTTTTGTTATACTTCCTACTGTACAATGATGGTAGTAAAATTTACTCACTTTCAAAGAAAATTTGCATAATTCTAATTTTTCTTCCCATAAAATAAAGTTCTATCTTTAGACAGATGACAGCAGAGCAAGGCATTGGTAGAAATGTCCTGTCAACCGAGGACTCTGTGCATCAAATATTACCAGTTAGCAAATACACATCAGTAAAGCAGCTAATATACGGTCAAATAGAGGATGCTCTCAGTACTTATACTTATAGACAAAAATGGGTATGCAGGTTTAAGGAAAATATTCCTCTATCTCAAGGTAGAGATGATAACGAGATTTTATATATTACTGGTCTAGCTTTAAAGTTAGGGAAATCTGAGAATTTGCGATCGCCAGAGGTTGCCGAGGCTCTTTTTTCTCATTTATCGGTGTCTGGTGGCGACGTTTTTTGGGTAAAGATTGTTCCTCCCGGTTGGATTCATTTACAAATCAAGGATGTTTTTTTGGCAGAATGGCTGCAACATTTGTTGAGGGGAGGGCTGAAGCAGCAAGTATCAAGCAGAGGTCAGCAAAGCTGGGAAGCCCAGAAATTATTGCCTGTTGACAATGGTTTTTTCCCGATGCAATACGTTTATGCTCGTTGTTGTGCTTTGGTGCGTTTGAGTGTGAATGAGGGAATTATTACTCCACAGAACCTCAAGGATGGTTTGCTATGTCTGGATTTGCCTTGGTTAGATTCCCAGGGAACTTTACGTATTCGCCACCCAGCAGAATTTAGTCTGTTATCTCAATTGGTGCAAACTGTGGACTATTTAAGATTTAGTCACACACCAGAGTTTACAAAGTGGGAAAAAACAGGGATGGCGATAATTCCTGTCTTTGATGCTTTTTGGCGACAATGCCGCATTTTTGAAGTGAAAAGTACTGCACCACAACTGGCTTTGGCAAGATTAGGGTTAGTGATGGTGACTCAAGTTGTATTGCGGTGTCTTCTGGAAGAGAAACTAGGTATTCTTGCTCTGGAAGAACTTTAACTAGGATATGAAATTGACGCTCTATTTAAGATTTCCAAAATAAAGCTTTTCCCTTACCTGACGTGAGCAAATTATCTCAAATTAGCTCTTGACTAGTTTTCGGCTTAGATATATACTTCTGGGTGTGTGAGGAGCGAACCAGAAAGAGCACCGAGACGAAACACGGCCAGTCGTCGGTGCTCTTTCTGATTTTTTGGGTAGATTTATGTCTTGGAAATGTTCAGGACAAGATGAATTTGTTGATTGCGATCGCCACTCCGTCTTCTTCAACAGTGGGAGCTACCCATTGAGCGATCGCCTTCACTCCATCTGGAGCATCACCCATGGCGACTCCAACACCTGCATAGGTTAGCATTTCTAAATCATTAAAATTATCACCAATAGTCATGACGTTTTCTGGCTGAAGTCCGAGCATTTCTTCGGCAAGGTAGCGAACTGCTGTACCCTTGTTGACAAAGGGGTTAGCAGCTTCAAAGAATGTAGCTACAGATTTTGTCAAGTACAGTTCCTGTGGGGTGTATTTCTGCCGAAGATTGGTTAATAAGTTATCAATAATTGCTGTATCGTCGCACAAAGCCAGAATTTTCGTCGGTTCTCGATCTAAGGTATTACGTAAATCTCCCACTTCGATGGGGGTGATACCAGAACGTTTGGCATAAACTTTGGTTTCTCTAGTAATTTGACGAACATAGAGTTGATCATCGATGTAGAAATGTACCGAAAGTTGGTGACGTAACTCTGGTTGCTCAAAATAATCTAATAACTGTTCTGTTAGTTGACGAGTTACAGGTCGATGTTGATGAATTTTACCTGTGATGGGGTCTTGTATCCAAGCACCTTGGTAAGCAATCAGAGGTAGCTCAGAGGCAATTTCCCGATGAAAACGCAAAGCAGAACGAT
The Calothrix sp. 336/3 DNA segment above includes these coding regions:
- a CDS encoding NAD(P)H-quinone oxidoreductase subunit 5, whose amino-acid sequence is MELIYQYAWLIPVLPLFGAMLVGLGLISFNQVTNRLRQLNAALIISLMGGAMGLSIALLWSQLQGHETYLRTIDWASAGNFHLTMGYTVDHLTSVMLVIVTSVAFLVMLYTDGYMAHDPGYVRFYAYLSLFGSSMLGLVVSPNLVQIYIFWELVGMCSYLLVGFWYDRKAAADACQKAFVTNRVGDFGLLLGILGLFWATGSFDFAVMGDRLTQLVESGSLSNALAVLFAILVFLGPVAKSAQFPLHVWLPDAMEGPTPISALIHAATMVAAGVFLVARMYPVFEHIPAAMHTIAFTGALTAFMGATIAITQNDIKKGLAYSTISQLGYMVMAMGVGAYSAGLFHLMTHAYFKAMLFLGSGSVIHGMEGVVGHDPVVAQDMRVMGGLRKYMPVTGLTFLIGCLAISGIPPFAGFWSKDEILGKAFQTSPALWFVGWVTAGITAFYMFRMYFSTFEGQFRGKDEKIIKKLKNAAAAVLEPVEPAPNFGPGAMKHGELAAHGHDDHSHGHSDTPHESPWTMTLPLLVLAIPSMLIGLVGTPYANYFEEFVFSPNETLAEVMEKAAEFDPNEFYVMAGASVGISLVGITLACLMYLWKKIEPAAIAQKIAPLYKLSLNKWYFDDIYYKVFVLGLRRLARQVLEVDFRVVDGAVNLTGFFTLVSGEGLKYLENGRAQFYALIVFGAVLALVIIFGVT
- a CDS encoding NAD(P)H-quinone oxidoreductase subunit 4, with translation MNTANFPWLTTIILLPIVASLLIPILPDKDGKTVRWYSLIVGLVDFAIIVAAFYTSYDYSKPGLQLVESYPWVPQLDLNWSVGADGLSMPLIILTGFITTLAILAAWPVTLKPRLFYFLILAMYGGQIAVFAVQDMLLFFLVWELELIPVYLLLAIWGGKKRQYAATKFILYTAGGSLFILVASLTMAFYGDTVTFDMQALGAKDIALNFQLWLYAAFLIAYAVKLPIIPLHTWLPDAHGEATAPVHMLLAGILLKMGGYALIRMNAQMLPGAHAYFAPILIVLGVVNIIYAALTSFAQRNLKRKIAYSSISHMGFVTIGIASFTELGMNGAVLQMVSHGLIGASLFFLVGATYDRTHTLMLDEMGGVGQKMKKIFAMFTTCSMASLALPGMSGFVAELMVFVGFATSDAYSSTFKIIIVFLMAIGVILTPIYLLSMLREIFYGQENQELTSHQKLIDAEPREVFIVACLLVPIIGIGFYPKLLTTMYDSTTVQLTARLRDSVPTLAQQKVSEVSLIAPEIK
- a CDS encoding substrate-binding domain-containing protein — protein: MTHKNEIPVLFLALFLTLGLIGGVFYWLANNSLVSSPNLFSSQKVNKLNSGFLEVKNVPSGLFRYGGSTTWAPIRRDVDSQIKTMLPKFGIVYTDPISEPPGSGSGIKMLLSNQLAFSQSSRSLKTEEYQEAKTKGFTLKEIPVAIDGIAIAVHPSLKIPGLAIAQIRDIYTGKITNWQQVGGENLPIVPYSRQQAAGGTVEFFAKEVLGDNKFAANVKYVHDTTQALREVAQNRAGIYYASAPEIVGQCSVKPLPIGKTTEELVTPYKKPFIPLSQCPQKRNQIDSNVFQTGEYPIVRRLFVIIKQNGQADEVAGEAYANLLLTENGQELIDKTGFVRIR
- a CDS encoding PstS family phosphate ABC transporter substrate-binding protein, producing the protein MSQKNETPILVISLIATVALIGGGFWWFSKNSSFNFNQSGQTQITNNPSANKTNTPLPTGETNTNTFTNVSKVPTGIFNYGGSTSWAPLRLTVDSAIQAARPEFRLRYVEPTQGTPGSSTGIQSLIEGKIDFAQSSRPLLDGELNRAKERGFILQQIPVAIDGLAVAVNPNLDIPGITIEQLKGIYTGKITNWNQVGGSNIPIKPYSRRVSDGGTVELFIQDILGGEVFSSKVEFVSTTTQALQKVASSPGSIYFASAPEVVPQCSVKPLPLGRTQGQYIAPYQEPFVLPSECLSKRNKLNIEAFQSGKYPLTRNLFVVVKQNGQREEQAGIAYSNLLLTQQGQELITQAGFVKIR
- a CDS encoding Crp/Fnr family transcriptional regulator, giving the protein MQSPSSFSEASRPFLTWQRILDWAQEHYRCRTFSKDERIPARPGLLYLVQRGAIRMVGTAQVSATASQLTSRRINRTPEEAFLGFVGAGQPFEIVAQSPFTLQSYAHVDQTAVLWMYWHDLDNWPHFRREVMDAFRYQHQRKLLWLSALGQRRTIDRLLGFLTLLIEEYGEPAMSETDPDVIRGYCLPFPLTHAQIGSAIGSTRVTVTRLMGKLRQRGLILTQGDNLICLPAESINRVS
- a CDS encoding Cof-type HAD-IIB family hydrolase codes for the protein MSLTSTSSPSAIKLLVVDIDGTIAGKANKVSESVKAAIACVQSQGIQVAVATGRMYRSALRFHREIASELPLIAYQGAWIQDPITGKIHQHRPVTRQLTEQLLDYFEQPELRHQLSVHFYIDDQLYVRQITRETKVYAKRSGITPIEVGDLRNTLDREPTKILALCDDTAIIDNLLTNLRQKYTPQELYLTKSVATFFEAANPFVNKGTAVRYLAEEMLGLQPENVMTIGDNFNDLEMLTYAGVGVAMGDAPDGVKAIAQWVAPTVEEDGVAIAINKFILS